One genomic segment of Linepithema humile isolate Giens D197 chromosome 5, Lhum_UNIL_v1.0, whole genome shotgun sequence includes these proteins:
- the Ask1 gene encoding mitogen-activated protein kinase kinase kinase 15 isoform X3, which produces MTVMFQCLSCGSYTFVSYRVVESCGSCVSTNPATSRITGEEAIDPKQHLTLKLKKLFQDVEIQSKAHMKEKFLADLRKARETYSGEELSKALNNMRKRLDDPNVLSGEVVLNVLISFREIQGYDAMVQLVDDLRTIPTHKNYINTPAIRYLYAFALNRRNKEGDRESALKVIEKALEKKENHVPDMLCLCGRIYKDIFVESRHTDEESLKNAIHWYRKGFEVQPNEYAGINLATLLVIAGNEFSKSEELQHIGMVLNNLIGKKGSLPSLKDYWDVATFFEISVLAEDYSKAIQAAECMFKLKPPNWYLKSTIGNISLIDRFRKKNEEAEISPEEQIFSFWMDYFVEATKQEVGDSIRFPILVLEPTKILMPSYVNVNLGAEEKSIQIWNLCLDNMRNSCKQVHDWLFTASMIRSVSLYKRDERCLFLYVHQNSDDFQIYLPSVQCRQRFYDLILEMTRDQEGMVTDLDAYMTDDRMKFEYELDDQNKRIVLGKGTYGVVYAARDLNTQVRIAVKEIRERNLGDVQPLHEEIKLHSQLRHRNIVQYLGSVSEDGYFKIFMEQVPGGSLSALLRSKWGPLKENESTISYYTKQMLEGLKYLHDQKIVHRDIKGDNVLVNTYSGVVKISDFGMSKRLAGLCPSTETFTGTLQYMAPEVIDKGQRGYGAPADIWSLGCTIVEMATGKPPFIELGSPQAAVFKVGYYKIHPEIPSELSERAKNFILRCFEPNPDIRATAAELMEDPFLNEKKKSSRLVAPPDFSRSISVPADRLERLGKCDKTNNNHIVAATPIQMSQSDDSGGLTKSSPLRERSPAHLLSPISMPTATLSFNSAIGNTPSIETSETDTAGVSITRRSSSGGLLSPEVELGGQPGQKSGEEQEGFYLLKKDSQRRMTLTRVLNQDEAKICEVWMRGIHQAEGQTMLQMSHLVLLMRGLRDYIAEQNQEVIVTAIRTLKEELDFDSTAINHLHLAIYLFQTAVNEVLRMHSIKPHWMFALDNLVRNAVQAAITVLSPELGANLLGQERVQPGGQGPEEGSTSGVSTVNSVKSQKTADSIDIKYWKEYRDQMGALKMENMKLLQELIESQKSYQILLQQALEEQRVQVNTLTHLCENMNRRAARQESGYNSCISGNVSQQLGSLTSDTQHNTALHIDSDLVNWLRNLQIDETSIDRLVCEEYTLEDILHHVTRDDLRRLNLRGGIELRIWQAILKYRENNGN; this is translated from the exons ATGACGGTGATGTTTcagtgt ttatCTTGTGGCAGCTACACGTTTGTTTCATATCGCGTTGTGGAATCATGTGGCTCATGTGTATCTACTAATCCAGCAACCAGCAGAATTACAGGTGAAGAAGCAATAGATCCCAAACAGCATCTCACTTTGAAACTCAAGAAATTGTTTCAAGATGTGGAAATACAATCCAA aGCACATATGAAGGAAAAGTTTTTGGCAGATCTGCGCAAAGCGCGTGAGACTTATTCTGGAGAGGAACTCTCTAAAGCTTTAAATAACATGCGCAAACGTTTAGACGATCCAAATGTTTTATCAGGGGAAGTTGTTCTGAATGTTCTCATTTCATTCCGAGAAATAcag gGTTATGACGCCATGGTACAATTGGTTGACGATTTGAGGACAATACCAACTcacaagaattatataaatactcCGGCTATAAGATATTTGTATGCATTTGCTCTAAATCGACGAAACAAGGAGGGCGATCGAGAAAGCGCGTTAAAAGTTATTGAGAAGgcgttggaaaaaaaagagaaccaTGTTCCGGACATGTTGTGTTTATGTGGAAGAATATATAAAGACATATTTGTAGAAAGCAGGCATACAGATGAGGAGAGTTTAAAGAATGCGATCCATTGGTACAGAAAAGGTTTTGAG GTTCAACCAAACGAGTATGCTGGCATAAATCTTGCTACTTTATTGGTGATAGCTGGAAATGAATTCTCCAAAAGTGAAGAACTGCAACATATTGGAATGGTGTTAAATAACTTAATTGGCAAGAAAGGCAGCTTACCGAGCCTGAAGGATTATTGGGATGTGGCaacatttttcgaaattagTGTATTAGCAGAAGATTATTCGAAAGCTATACAAGCAGCTGAATGCATGTTTAAATTGAAGCCGCCAAATTG GTACCTGAAATCCACAATAGGCAACATATCACTCATAGATAGGTTTCGCAAAAAGAATGAAGAAGCTGAAATTTCACCGGAGGAGCAAATATTTAGTTTCTGGATGGACTACTTTGTCGAAGCTACAAAGCAGGAAGTTGGCGATAGTATACGGTTTCCA ATTTTAGTATTGGAGCCGACAAAGATCTTGATGCCAAGTTACGTAAACGTGAATCTCGGCGCAGAGGAGAAGTCTATACAAATATGGAATTTGTGCTTGGACAATATGAGAAATAGCTGCAAGCAAGTTCATGATTGGTTATTCACCGCAAGCATGATACGGAGTGTAAGCCTGTATAAAAGGGACGAACGATGCCTTTTTCTGTATGTTCACCAAAACTCGgatgattttcaaatatacttGCCATCGGTACAATGTCGACAAAGGTTTTACGATCTGATCTTAGAAATGACCAGAGATCAAGAAGGCATGGTTACGGACTTGGATGCGTACATGACTGACGATCGCATGAAG TTCGAGTATGAGCTAGATGACCAGAACAAGCGGATAGTTCTCGGTAAAGGTACATATGGCGTGGTGTATGCAGCACGCGATTTAAATACCCAAGTCAGGATCGCGGTGAAAGAAATTCGCGAGCGAAACTTGGGCGATGTACAGCCTCTACACGAAGAGATTAAATTACATAGTCAGTTGAGACATAGAAATATCGTTCAATATTTGGGCTCAGTAAGCGAGGacggatatttcaaaatctttatGGAACAAGTTCCCGGAG GAAGTTTATCAGCATTGCTAAGATCGAAATGGGGCCCTTTGAAGGAAAACGAATCGACCATCTCATACTATACCAAGCAGATGTTGGAAGGCCTTAAGTATCTCCATGACCAAAAAATAGTTCATAGAGATATAAAAG GTGATAACGTGTTGGTAAATACGTACAGTGGGGTCGTTAAAATTTCTGATTTTGGCATGTCAAAGCGTTTGGCTGGCTTATGTCCCAGTACAGAAACATTCACCGGGACATTACAGTACATGGCGCCAGAAGTTATTGACAAGGGTCAACGTGGTTATGGTGCGCCT GCGGACATTTGGTCTTTGGGTTGCACAATAGTTGAGATGGCAACTGGAAAACCTCCATTCATCGAACTGGGCTCTCCGCAAGCAGCtgtttttaaa gtgggatattacaaaatacatcCTGAAATACCATCAGAGTTGTCTGAGAGGGCGAAGAATTTTATACTACGCTGTTTTGAACCAAATCCTGATATAAGAGCAACTGCCGCAGAGCTGATGGAAGATCCATTTCTTAATGA gaaaaagaaaagcagCAGATTGGTAGCACCACCAGATTTTAGCAGAAGCATATCGGTTCCTGCTGACAGATTGGAACGTTTAGGCAAATgtgataaaacaaataataatcatattgtTGCTGCCACGCCTATACAAATGTCTCAATCAGACGATag tGGAGGGTTAACGAAGTCAAGTCCGTTGAGAGAACGCAGTCCGGCCCACTTATTGTCTCCTATCAGCATGCCTACTGCAACCCTCTCTTTTAACAG tgCAATAGGAAATACACCATCAATAGAAACTAGTGAAACTGATACAGCAGGTGTCTCAATAACCAGAAGAAGTTCATCTGGTGGATTGTTGTCGCCGGAAGTTGAATTAGGAG gaCAACCAGGACAAAAATCTGGAGAGGAACAAGAGGgcttttatttgttaaaaaaggaCAGTCAGAGGCGCATGACGTTAACGAGAGTTCTCAACCAAGACGAGGCGAAAATTTGTGAAGTATGGATGAGAGGTATACATCAAGCAGAGGGACAAACAATGTTGCAAATG agtCACTTAGTATTGCTGATGCGCGGTTTGAGGGATTACATCGCGGAGCAAAATCAGGAAGTGATAGTAACCGCTATTCGAACATTGAAGGAAGAGCTAGATTTTGACTCTACCGCTATCAATCACCTACACTTggctatttatttatttcaaacggCAGTGAATGAAGTCCTCCGAATGCACAGTATAAAGCCGCATTGGATGTTTGCTTTGGATAATTTAGTGAGAAACGCTGTCCAAGCTGCTATCACCGTATTATCTCCCG AATTGGGAGCTAATTTACTTGGACAAGAACGGGTACAACCTGGCGGGCAAGGCCCCGAGGAAGGCTCAACGTCTGGCGTATCAACGGTGAATTCTGTGAAGTCCCAAAAAACCGCTGATtctattgatattaaatattggaaAGAGTACAGGGATCAAATGGGAGCGCTAAAGATGGAAAACATGAAGTTACTTCAGGAATTGATAGAGAGCCAAAAATCATACCAGATATTATTGCAACAAGCTCTTGAAGAACAAAGAGTGCAAGTTAACACACTGACACATTTATGCGAGAATATGAACAGGAGAGCCGCGAGACAGGAATCAGG TTACAATTCTTGCATTTCTGGAAATGTATCTCAACAACTAGGATCCTTAACGTCCGATACGCAACACAATACTGCTCTGCATATAGATTCGGATCTTGTGAATTGGTTACGAAATCTCCAAATAGATGAAACATCAATTGATAGG cTCGTATGCGAAGAATATACACTGGAAGATATTTTGCATCATGTTACACGAGACGATCTTCGCAGATTAAACTTAAG GGGAGGAATCGAACTCAGGATATGGCAAGCTATACTGAAATATCGGgaaaataatggaaattaa
- the Ask1 gene encoding mitogen-activated protein kinase kinase kinase 15 isoform X4, protein MFSLLSCGSYTFVSYRVVESCGSCVSTNPATSRITGEEAIDPKQHLTLKLKKLFQDVEIQSKAHMKEKFLADLRKARETYSGEELSKALNNMRKRLDDPNVLSGEVVLNVLISFREIQGYDAMVQLVDDLRTIPTHKNYINTPAIRYLYAFALNRRNKEGDRESALKVIEKALEKKENHVPDMLCLCGRIYKDIFVESRHTDEESLKNAIHWYRKGFEVQPNEYAGINLATLLVIAGNEFSKSEELQHIGMVLNNLIGKKGSLPSLKDYWDVATFFEISVLAEDYSKAIQAAECMFKLKPPNWYLKSTIGNISLIDRFRKKNEEAEISPEEQIFSFWMDYFVEATKQEVGDSIRFPILVLEPTKILMPSYVNVNLGAEEKSIQIWNLCLDNMRNSCKQVHDWLFTASMIRSVSLYKRDERCLFLYVHQNSDDFQIYLPSVQCRQRFYDLILEMTRDQEGMVTDLDAYMTDDRMKFEYELDDQNKRIVLGKGTYGVVYAARDLNTQVRIAVKEIRERNLGDVQPLHEEIKLHSQLRHRNIVQYLGSVSEDGYFKIFMEQVPGGSLSALLRSKWGPLKENESTISYYTKQMLEGLKYLHDQKIVHRDIKGDNVLVNTYSGVVKISDFGMSKRLAGLCPSTETFTGTLQYMAPEVIDKGQRGYGAPADIWSLGCTIVEMATGKPPFIELGSPQAAVFKVGYYKIHPEIPSELSERAKNFILRCFEPNPDIRATAAELMEDPFLNEKKKSSRLVAPPDFSRSISVPADRLERLGKCDKTNNNHIVAATPIQMSQSDDSGGLTKSSPLRERSPAHLLSPISMPTATLSFNSAIGNTPSIETSETDTAGVSITRRSSSGGLLSPEVELGGQPGQKSGEEQEGFYLLKKDSQRRMTLTRVLNQDEAKICEVWMRGIHQAEGQTMLQMSHLVLLMRGLRDYIAEQNQEVIVTAIRTLKEELDFDSTAINHLHLAIYLFQTAVNEVLRMHSIKPHWMFALDNLVRNAVQAAITVLSPELGANLLGQERVQPGGQGPEEGSTSGVSTVNSVKSQKTADSIDIKYWKEYRDQMGALKMENMKLLQELIESQKSYQILLQQALEEQRVQVNTLTHLCENMNRRAARQESGYNSCISGNVSQQLGSLTSDTQHNTALHIDSDLVNWLRNLQIDETSIDRLVCEEYTLEDILHHVTRDDLRRLNLRGGIELRIWQAILKYRENNGN, encoded by the exons ATGTTTTCTCTG ttatCTTGTGGCAGCTACACGTTTGTTTCATATCGCGTTGTGGAATCATGTGGCTCATGTGTATCTACTAATCCAGCAACCAGCAGAATTACAGGTGAAGAAGCAATAGATCCCAAACAGCATCTCACTTTGAAACTCAAGAAATTGTTTCAAGATGTGGAAATACAATCCAA aGCACATATGAAGGAAAAGTTTTTGGCAGATCTGCGCAAAGCGCGTGAGACTTATTCTGGAGAGGAACTCTCTAAAGCTTTAAATAACATGCGCAAACGTTTAGACGATCCAAATGTTTTATCAGGGGAAGTTGTTCTGAATGTTCTCATTTCATTCCGAGAAATAcag gGTTATGACGCCATGGTACAATTGGTTGACGATTTGAGGACAATACCAACTcacaagaattatataaatactcCGGCTATAAGATATTTGTATGCATTTGCTCTAAATCGACGAAACAAGGAGGGCGATCGAGAAAGCGCGTTAAAAGTTATTGAGAAGgcgttggaaaaaaaagagaaccaTGTTCCGGACATGTTGTGTTTATGTGGAAGAATATATAAAGACATATTTGTAGAAAGCAGGCATACAGATGAGGAGAGTTTAAAGAATGCGATCCATTGGTACAGAAAAGGTTTTGAG GTTCAACCAAACGAGTATGCTGGCATAAATCTTGCTACTTTATTGGTGATAGCTGGAAATGAATTCTCCAAAAGTGAAGAACTGCAACATATTGGAATGGTGTTAAATAACTTAATTGGCAAGAAAGGCAGCTTACCGAGCCTGAAGGATTATTGGGATGTGGCaacatttttcgaaattagTGTATTAGCAGAAGATTATTCGAAAGCTATACAAGCAGCTGAATGCATGTTTAAATTGAAGCCGCCAAATTG GTACCTGAAATCCACAATAGGCAACATATCACTCATAGATAGGTTTCGCAAAAAGAATGAAGAAGCTGAAATTTCACCGGAGGAGCAAATATTTAGTTTCTGGATGGACTACTTTGTCGAAGCTACAAAGCAGGAAGTTGGCGATAGTATACGGTTTCCA ATTTTAGTATTGGAGCCGACAAAGATCTTGATGCCAAGTTACGTAAACGTGAATCTCGGCGCAGAGGAGAAGTCTATACAAATATGGAATTTGTGCTTGGACAATATGAGAAATAGCTGCAAGCAAGTTCATGATTGGTTATTCACCGCAAGCATGATACGGAGTGTAAGCCTGTATAAAAGGGACGAACGATGCCTTTTTCTGTATGTTCACCAAAACTCGgatgattttcaaatatacttGCCATCGGTACAATGTCGACAAAGGTTTTACGATCTGATCTTAGAAATGACCAGAGATCAAGAAGGCATGGTTACGGACTTGGATGCGTACATGACTGACGATCGCATGAAG TTCGAGTATGAGCTAGATGACCAGAACAAGCGGATAGTTCTCGGTAAAGGTACATATGGCGTGGTGTATGCAGCACGCGATTTAAATACCCAAGTCAGGATCGCGGTGAAAGAAATTCGCGAGCGAAACTTGGGCGATGTACAGCCTCTACACGAAGAGATTAAATTACATAGTCAGTTGAGACATAGAAATATCGTTCAATATTTGGGCTCAGTAAGCGAGGacggatatttcaaaatctttatGGAACAAGTTCCCGGAG GAAGTTTATCAGCATTGCTAAGATCGAAATGGGGCCCTTTGAAGGAAAACGAATCGACCATCTCATACTATACCAAGCAGATGTTGGAAGGCCTTAAGTATCTCCATGACCAAAAAATAGTTCATAGAGATATAAAAG GTGATAACGTGTTGGTAAATACGTACAGTGGGGTCGTTAAAATTTCTGATTTTGGCATGTCAAAGCGTTTGGCTGGCTTATGTCCCAGTACAGAAACATTCACCGGGACATTACAGTACATGGCGCCAGAAGTTATTGACAAGGGTCAACGTGGTTATGGTGCGCCT GCGGACATTTGGTCTTTGGGTTGCACAATAGTTGAGATGGCAACTGGAAAACCTCCATTCATCGAACTGGGCTCTCCGCAAGCAGCtgtttttaaa gtgggatattacaaaatacatcCTGAAATACCATCAGAGTTGTCTGAGAGGGCGAAGAATTTTATACTACGCTGTTTTGAACCAAATCCTGATATAAGAGCAACTGCCGCAGAGCTGATGGAAGATCCATTTCTTAATGA gaaaaagaaaagcagCAGATTGGTAGCACCACCAGATTTTAGCAGAAGCATATCGGTTCCTGCTGACAGATTGGAACGTTTAGGCAAATgtgataaaacaaataataatcatattgtTGCTGCCACGCCTATACAAATGTCTCAATCAGACGATag tGGAGGGTTAACGAAGTCAAGTCCGTTGAGAGAACGCAGTCCGGCCCACTTATTGTCTCCTATCAGCATGCCTACTGCAACCCTCTCTTTTAACAG tgCAATAGGAAATACACCATCAATAGAAACTAGTGAAACTGATACAGCAGGTGTCTCAATAACCAGAAGAAGTTCATCTGGTGGATTGTTGTCGCCGGAAGTTGAATTAGGAG gaCAACCAGGACAAAAATCTGGAGAGGAACAAGAGGgcttttatttgttaaaaaaggaCAGTCAGAGGCGCATGACGTTAACGAGAGTTCTCAACCAAGACGAGGCGAAAATTTGTGAAGTATGGATGAGAGGTATACATCAAGCAGAGGGACAAACAATGTTGCAAATG agtCACTTAGTATTGCTGATGCGCGGTTTGAGGGATTACATCGCGGAGCAAAATCAGGAAGTGATAGTAACCGCTATTCGAACATTGAAGGAAGAGCTAGATTTTGACTCTACCGCTATCAATCACCTACACTTggctatttatttatttcaaacggCAGTGAATGAAGTCCTCCGAATGCACAGTATAAAGCCGCATTGGATGTTTGCTTTGGATAATTTAGTGAGAAACGCTGTCCAAGCTGCTATCACCGTATTATCTCCCG AATTGGGAGCTAATTTACTTGGACAAGAACGGGTACAACCTGGCGGGCAAGGCCCCGAGGAAGGCTCAACGTCTGGCGTATCAACGGTGAATTCTGTGAAGTCCCAAAAAACCGCTGATtctattgatattaaatattggaaAGAGTACAGGGATCAAATGGGAGCGCTAAAGATGGAAAACATGAAGTTACTTCAGGAATTGATAGAGAGCCAAAAATCATACCAGATATTATTGCAACAAGCTCTTGAAGAACAAAGAGTGCAAGTTAACACACTGACACATTTATGCGAGAATATGAACAGGAGAGCCGCGAGACAGGAATCAGG TTACAATTCTTGCATTTCTGGAAATGTATCTCAACAACTAGGATCCTTAACGTCCGATACGCAACACAATACTGCTCTGCATATAGATTCGGATCTTGTGAATTGGTTACGAAATCTCCAAATAGATGAAACATCAATTGATAGG cTCGTATGCGAAGAATATACACTGGAAGATATTTTGCATCATGTTACACGAGACGATCTTCGCAGATTAAACTTAAG GGGAGGAATCGAACTCAGGATATGGCAAGCTATACTGAAATATCGGgaaaataatggaaattaa